From the genome of Pukyongia salina, one region includes:
- a CDS encoding phytoene/squalene synthase family protein — protein MKEIFDNVSQICSRKVTKLYSTSFSMATKMLAPGIRQDIYNIYGFVRLADEIVDSFHSYNKEELFNKFEEDLHHALEHKISLNPILNSFQHTVANYNIDRHLIDSFMESMRLDLSKSVYLTDEEFKKYIYGSADVVGLMCLKVFVKGDRVKYEALKESAMHLGSAFQKVNFLRDLKADYETLNRSYFPNTNLSALDEVSKKEIINEIETDFKKGYQGILHLPTEAKFGVFIAYRYYRRLLKKLAKTPAMEIKNARIRVPNYEKFGLLTRSYVKYHLNLVK, from the coding sequence GTGAAAGAGATTTTTGATAATGTTTCTCAAATTTGCAGTCGGAAGGTGACCAAATTATATAGTACCTCCTTTTCCATGGCTACTAAGATGCTGGCACCCGGCATCAGGCAGGACATATACAATATTTACGGATTTGTGAGATTAGCCGATGAGATCGTCGATTCGTTTCACAGCTACAACAAAGAGGAGCTGTTTAACAAATTTGAGGAAGATCTGCACCATGCACTCGAGCATAAGATAAGTTTGAACCCTATTTTAAATTCGTTTCAACATACTGTAGCCAATTACAATATCGATCGGCACCTTATCGATTCGTTTATGGAAAGCATGCGATTAGACCTCAGCAAATCGGTTTATCTCACCGATGAAGAATTTAAAAAATACATATACGGATCGGCCGATGTAGTGGGACTAATGTGCCTTAAAGTATTTGTAAAAGGCGATCGTGTAAAATATGAAGCTCTAAAGGAATCGGCCATGCACCTTGGATCTGCCTTTCAAAAGGTAAACTTCCTAAGAGATCTGAAAGCAGATTATGAAACGCTTAACCGTTCGTATTTCCCTAACACTAACCTCTCAGCTTTGGATGAAGTCTCTAAAAAAGAGATCATCAATGAGATAGAAACCGATTTTAAAAAAGGATATCAGGGAATACTACACCTTCCTACAGAAGCAAAGTTTGGCGTGTTTATAGCCTACCGTTATTACAGGCGCCTGCTTAAGAAATTAGCAAAAACTCCTGCAATGGAGATTAAGAACGCACGGATTCGTGTTCCTAATTACGAAAAGTTTGGGTTGCTAACTCGTAGTTATGTTAAATATCATTTAAACCTGGTAAAATAA
- a CDS encoding sterol desaturase family protein: MTTLFWILIFLATFCFMEFMAWFTHKYIMHGFLWTLHKDHHKKDHGSWWERNDLFFIFYAAVSIGCFIGWQYYGFWAGLPIGLGIFAYGLTYFLVHDIFIHQRFKIFRNANNWYAKGIRRAHKIHHKHLGKEKGECFGMLVPPLKYFKK, encoded by the coding sequence ATGACGACTCTTTTTTGGATACTCATCTTTTTAGCCACTTTCTGTTTTATGGAGTTCATGGCCTGGTTTACTCATAAATATATCATGCATGGATTTTTATGGACTCTCCACAAGGATCATCATAAGAAAGATCATGGCAGTTGGTGGGAACGCAACGATCTCTTTTTTATTTTTTATGCAGCTGTAAGTATTGGTTGCTTTATAGGATGGCAGTATTACGGATTTTGGGCCGGTCTGCCAATTGGATTAGGGATCTTCGCCTATGGCCTTACCTATTTTCTGGTTCACGATATTTTTATTCATCAAAGGTTTAAAATATTCCGTAACGCCAATAATTGGTACGCTAAAGGAATTAGACGAGCGCATAAAATACATCACAAACACCTGGGTAAGGAAAAAGGAGAATGTTTTGGTATGCTTGTTCCACCCCTAAAATATTTCAAAAAATAA